The genome window CTGAAATccatctgtaacaacagccATCTGTCATCATGGTGTAATTATTCCTtgtacattaaataaaaaaaaataaaaaaagtgtgaaaGGCCAAAATCAGGAAAAGCTGAATAACCAGACATAGGCCAGTGTAAAGTCCAAGTCTTTATTCATTGTAAGCAGTTAAATACATTTCATGATTCTCACACTTTCAAATATAATCCACCTGTTAATAAGACTTAAGAGCAGTGCATCGGCATAttttcataatgttgtaaaaaaataaaacctgcaGTTTCTCCAGTTCTTCAAACAAATACTAAAATGACTAACCGTTACATTTTACTGGTCCTACATATTATTCTCCCGTCCTCTCTCTGAGTGTAAGGAGTCAGCACTCACTTCTCAACAGTATATTTTTTCTGGCCTCTCCTTACCACACAGGGACCTCTGCTGCGCTGTAGCGTTGTCCTGTACACAGCTGGACTTCAGCTGGAACTTCACACtatagttttgtatttcataTCTCCTCTGAAAGAGCAGCATGATTAGTCAGAGGCCACAGTCCACCACTGATGCGCTAACCTAAGCCAAACATCGATTACTTCAACGAGATGGTTACTACAGGTAGATTTTCTTTGAATAGCTCCAAGTTCATCTTCAGTGTTATAAATATggattataaaaaataaatgcttcATCATTATAAACCACAGAGCTTCAGAGTCAAACTGAACCACAGTTTTGCTTAAGAATAAAAGACAGTGACTAATAAATGGAGATAACCAGACATAATTTAATTTGGCTGTTCACAGCCTTGAGCTTCATCCCATGTGTGTACCGCTGCAAATCTCCCAGGCaacaaaatgaatacatttttaaggCTGTTTgtcaaaaatatttcaaaatgtaGTGCTACTCCTGGTTGATCCTACATTTGCTGAGTCCATGACacaaatgtaattaaaaaagacaaaaagagccCACTCTGAGATGACTCTGTTTAAGCTCTAAGTCTTTTGATTTCTGTACTTCAACCGCTGAGCCTATTCTTCATCGTCATCCTCGCTGATCTTCACCTTCACTCTGTGCCAGGCGTTACTCAGCAAGCCCCTCACATTCCAGATCGGACCGAATGTGTCCGGCTGCGTGTTGTAACTGTTGTCCACTGCCTTGCAAATGAGCTCCAGCTCTTGGGCCTCTGGAGGAAGAGGAACCGTTATCTCCCACAGCTTCCATGCCCAAGCTCGTCCTAGTGGGGGAGAAGTTTGATCTCCTTCCTTGTCGCTGCTCTTCAACTTGGCCTCCTTCCACGTCTTCCCTCCGTCCACAGAAACATCGACGCGTATCACCTCTCTGCCCCCGCCGCTCCAAGCGTAGCCCTTCACAGTCAGCATTTCTTCGCTGCGATCGATCACGGAGCCTTCTGCAGGTGTGGTAATGGCAGATTGAACAGGCAGCTCTTGGATGGCTGGAGCAGATTTGTAGTCCACTGTGTCCCAGTCTATTCCAGGGGCGAAACCTTTGTAATCTTTCTGCTGCCAGTGGCTGCTGCTCTCCTGTGCACTGACTACTATTTTACCCAGCCACTTCACGTTGCGTGTGCCCACTACACCTGGTACAACCACACGAATGGGGAAGCCATGGTCGGCTGGAATATCCTTGCCGTTCATTTCATAGGCCAGCAGCACATCACCCTCCTCGCTAACTGCCTTATTTATAGGGATTGAAGCACCGTACGCACTCCCTGTTATTTCTTTATCCAGTCCTTCAAACTGAACGTGGCGAGCCCACTGGGCTACATCTGGCCCGTAACCTGCAGCCAGCAGGACATCCCTGAGCTTGGCGCCGCTCCATGTCGCATTACCAATGGCACCAAAGCCCCAGTTCAGTCCCTTAACCTGCCGGGTCTTATTCATCTCACTACGGCGGTTTCCTGCACACTGCAGGGTA of Maylandia zebra isolate NMK-2024a linkage group LG5, Mzebra_GT3a, whole genome shotgun sequence contains these proteins:
- the suox gene encoding sulfite oxidase, mitochondrial — encoded protein: MLLLRRCHRLNPIGPLSIDRNQVAPVVASCAVRLCSSSNDQRFHQYGFSASWRHVLAGLLAGTGAVLAYGLHRHKAIEKSSPLPIISQEEVTRHRSLKDGVWVTYQGGVYDITEFVSIHPGGEKIMMAAGGAIEPFWSLYAVHNQEHVLEILSEYKIGELKAEDLKKQSTFKSSDPYSSDPERHPALRTNSLKPFNAEPPPEILADSYITPTAFFFKRNHLPVPQVDPDLYRLHVEGLPRGVLTLSLEELKTRFPKHTITATLQCAGNRRSEMNKTRQVKGLNWGFGAIGNATWSGAKLRDVLLAAGYGPDVAQWARHVQFEGLDKEITGSAYGASIPINKAVSEEGDVLLAYEMNGKDIPADHGFPIRVVVPGVVGTRNVKWLGKIVVSAQESSSHWQQKDYKGFAPGIDWDTVDYKSAPAIQELPVQSAITTPAEGSVIDRSEEMLTVKGYAWSGGGREVIRVDVSVDGGKTWKEAKLKSSDKEGDQTSPPLGRAWAWKLWEITVPLPPEAQELELICKAVDNSYNTQPDTFGPIWNVRGLLSNAWHRVKVKISEDDDEE